A genomic region of Noviherbaspirillum sp. L7-7A contains the following coding sequences:
- a CDS encoding DUF378 domain-containing protein has product MATMNPHLTERRHTPERRSATGSSMARRMGAIDWLAMVLMIIGGINWGLVGLMNIDLVATIFGDMTTASRAVYGLVGLSALYCIYTLSKMAGDAHRY; this is encoded by the coding sequence ATGGCAACAATGAATCCGCATCTGACCGAGAGGCGTCATACGCCAGAGCGCCGTTCCGCCACCGGCAGCAGCATGGCGCGCCGCATGGGCGCCATCGACTGGCTGGCCATGGTGCTGATGATCATCGGCGGCATCAACTGGGGGCTGGTTGGCCTGATGAATATCGACCTGGTCGCCACCATCTTCGGCGACATGACCACCGCATCGCGCGCGGTGTATGGCCTGGTGGGTCTGTCGGCGCTGTATTGCATCTATACCCTGAGCAAGATGGCGGGTGACGCCCATCGCTATTAA
- a CDS encoding AI-2E family transporter has product MNHPELQQKTFLILLIIVSIAFGWILLPFYGAVFWGAVLAILFAPFYRRLLARMHQRANWAALATLTICLVGVILPLTLITMAMLQEGMLIFEKIRSGQINFGAYFQQIVAALPQWLTRLLERLDLLDINSIQQRLSSGAMQGSQYVATQAISITQNTFDFMVSFFIMLYLLFFLLRDGATLAARIRDAIPLSASHKRHLFKKFTTVIRATVKGNVAVAAAQGALGGLIFWFLGIQGALLWAVLMAFLSLLPAIGAAVVWLPVAIYFLVTGAIWQGVTLIAFGVLVIGLVDNVLRPILVGKDTQMPDYVVLISTLGGMALFGLNGFVIGPAIAALFIACWDLFSATPEVHPTVN; this is encoded by the coding sequence ATGAACCATCCCGAACTCCAGCAAAAAACCTTCCTCATCCTGTTAATCATCGTCTCCATCGCCTTTGGCTGGATATTGCTGCCGTTCTACGGCGCGGTATTCTGGGGAGCGGTGCTGGCAATCCTGTTCGCGCCGTTCTACCGGCGCCTGCTGGCGCGCATGCACCAGCGGGCCAACTGGGCGGCGCTGGCCACGCTGACGATCTGCCTGGTTGGCGTGATCCTGCCGCTGACCCTGATCACGATGGCGATGCTGCAGGAAGGCATGCTGATCTTCGAGAAGATCCGTTCCGGGCAGATCAATTTCGGCGCCTATTTCCAGCAGATAGTGGCCGCCCTGCCGCAGTGGCTGACCCGGCTGCTGGAACGGCTGGACCTGCTCGACATCAATTCCATCCAGCAGCGGCTATCCTCCGGCGCGATGCAAGGCAGCCAGTATGTCGCCACCCAGGCCATCAGCATCACCCAGAATACCTTCGACTTCATGGTGAGCTTCTTCATCATGCTGTACCTGCTGTTCTTCCTGCTGCGCGACGGCGCCACCCTGGCCGCCCGCATCCGCGACGCCATTCCGCTGAGCGCCAGCCACAAGCGCCATCTGTTCAAGAAATTCACCACCGTCATCCGCGCCACCGTGAAGGGCAATGTGGCGGTGGCGGCGGCACAGGGAGCGCTTGGCGGGCTGATCTTCTGGTTCCTCGGCATCCAGGGCGCGCTGCTGTGGGCGGTGCTGATGGCCTTCCTGTCGCTGCTGCCCGCCATCGGCGCGGCCGTGGTCTGGCTGCCGGTGGCAATCTATTTCCTGGTGACAGGCGCGATCTGGCAGGGCGTGACGCTGATTGCCTTCGGCGTCCTCGTAATCGGCCTGGTGGACAATGTGCTGCGCCCTATCCTGGTCGGCAAGGATACCCAGATGCCGGACTATGTGGTGCTGATCTCCACCCTGGGAGGCATGGCGCTGTTCGGCCTGAACGGCTTTGTGATCGGGCCGGCGATTGCGGCGCTGTTCATTGCCTGCTGGGACCTGTTCTCGGCAACGCCGGAAGTGCATCCGACGGTCAACTGA
- a CDS encoding DedA family protein — MFDFIVRFITEHGYLAIFALMAAENLFPPIPSELIMPLAGFTAASGKLNLFAVLLAGAAGSVAGSTPWYYAGRLYGRKRLRTLAGKHGRWLTVKPDDIDKALQAFERHGRKAVLFGRLVPAVRTLISVPAGIAEMSVLRYLAYSAIGSLVWASLLAGAGYLLEAQYDTVARYLDPVSKAIVGFLTATYLYRLATYRKESA, encoded by the coding sequence ATGTTTGACTTCATCGTCCGGTTCATCACCGAGCATGGTTATCTCGCCATCTTCGCGCTGATGGCCGCGGAAAACCTCTTCCCGCCGATTCCATCCGAGCTGATCATGCCGCTGGCCGGCTTCACGGCCGCCAGCGGCAAGCTCAACCTGTTTGCCGTGCTGCTGGCCGGCGCGGCCGGCTCGGTGGCCGGCAGCACGCCCTGGTATTACGCAGGCCGGCTCTATGGACGTAAGAGGTTGCGCACGCTGGCCGGCAAGCATGGCCGCTGGCTCACCGTCAAGCCCGATGACATCGACAAGGCATTGCAGGCATTCGAGCGGCATGGCCGCAAGGCGGTGCTGTTCGGCCGGCTGGTGCCGGCGGTGCGCACCCTGATCTCGGTGCCGGCCGGCATTGCGGAGATGAGCGTGCTGCGTTACCTGGCCTATTCCGCAATCGGCTCGCTGGTCTGGGCCAGCCTGCTGGCAGGCGCCGGCTACCTGCTCGAAGCACAGTACGACACGGTGGCCCGCTATCTCGATCCGGTGTCCAAGGCCATTGTCGGCTTCCTGACTGCGACCTATCTCTATCGCCTCGCAACCTACAGGAAGGAAAGCGCCTGA
- the gshA gene encoding glutamate--cysteine ligase, which produces MTNLLKRRLALLASEQARPLLLQGLRGIERETLRVTADGRLATTPHPPALGSALTHPQITTDYSEALLEFITPAEHDIATALTQLDAIHRYATGMLGQELLWSQSMPVPLPAEEEIPIAWYGTSHIGMIKHVYRRGLALRYGRAMQCIAGIHYNYSLAESLWPLLQQEEGASGCLRDYQSESYIALVRNFYRTNWLLMLLFGAAPALDAGFMRGHEHQLQRLSDDTLFLPYATSLRMSDLGYQNNVQAGLVPPYNTLPEYMRSLARAVRQPHAPYVQMGTRRDGEWVQINTNVLQIENEFYASIRPKRVIASGERPLEALCARGVQYIEVRCMDVDPFSPVGISLQTARFLDVYLLYCTLQQSPPTNQAEGVENAANFALAVKEGRRPGLTLQRNGVATPVAAWGRELLDEMEAVAALLDAQHGGTEHADALRAQRAKLADLDTTPSAQALEAIRRHGSFAAFGMAQSRLHAENFRSRPLAPEQQQAFAAMAETSLAEQATMEATQSGSFDDFIRQYQARTPAQLCEQPCTQ; this is translated from the coding sequence ATGACCAATCTGCTCAAGCGCCGTCTTGCGCTGCTTGCCAGCGAACAGGCGCGTCCCCTGCTGCTGCAGGGCTTGCGCGGCATCGAGCGCGAGACGCTGCGGGTGACCGCCGACGGCCGCCTGGCAACGACGCCGCATCCGCCGGCGCTGGGATCGGCGCTGACCCATCCTCAGATCACCACCGACTATTCCGAAGCCTTGCTGGAATTCATCACGCCGGCCGAGCACGACATTGCCACCGCGCTGACACAGCTCGACGCCATCCACCGTTACGCCACCGGCATGCTCGGGCAGGAACTGCTCTGGAGCCAGTCGATGCCGGTGCCGCTGCCGGCCGAGGAAGAAATACCGATCGCCTGGTATGGCACGTCCCATATCGGCATGATCAAGCATGTCTACCGGCGCGGCCTGGCGCTGCGCTATGGCCGCGCGATGCAGTGCATTGCCGGCATCCATTACAACTATTCCTTGGCCGAGTCTCTCTGGCCGCTGCTGCAGCAGGAGGAAGGCGCCTCGGGCTGCCTGCGCGACTACCAGTCCGAAAGCTATATTGCGCTGGTGCGCAACTTCTACCGGACCAACTGGCTGCTGATGCTGCTGTTCGGCGCGGCGCCGGCGCTGGACGCCGGTTTCATGCGCGGCCACGAGCATCAGCTGCAGCGCCTGTCCGACGACACCCTGTTCCTGCCCTATGCCACCAGCCTGCGCATGAGCGACCTGGGCTACCAGAACAATGTGCAGGCCGGCCTGGTGCCGCCCTACAACACCCTGCCCGAGTACATGCGCAGCCTGGCGCGCGCGGTGCGCCAGCCGCATGCGCCCTATGTGCAGATGGGCACCCGGCGCGATGGCGAATGGGTGCAGATCAATACCAACGTGCTGCAGATCGAGAACGAGTTCTACGCCAGCATCCGGCCCAAGCGGGTGATCGCTTCCGGCGAACGTCCGCTGGAGGCACTGTGTGCGCGCGGCGTGCAGTACATCGAGGTGCGCTGCATGGACGTGGACCCGTTCTCGCCGGTGGGCATCAGCCTGCAGACGGCGCGTTTCCTGGACGTGTACCTGCTGTACTGCACACTGCAGCAGAGCCCGCCGACCAACCAGGCGGAAGGCGTCGAGAATGCCGCGAACTTCGCGCTGGCGGTGAAGGAAGGCCGTCGTCCGGGCCTGACGCTGCAACGCAATGGCGTTGCGACGCCGGTGGCAGCCTGGGGCCGGGAACTGCTCGACGAGATGGAGGCGGTGGCGGCGCTGCTGGATGCGCAGCATGGCGGTACCGAGCATGCCGACGCGCTGCGGGCCCAGCGCGCCAAGCTGGCCGACCTCGATACCACGCCGTCGGCCCAGGCCCTGGAAGCCATCCGCCGCCACGGCTCCTTTGCCGCCTTCGGCATGGCGCAAAGCCGGCTGCATGCCGAGAATTTCCGCTCGCGGCCGCTGGCGCCGGAGCAGCAGCAGGCATTCGCCGCCATGGCCGAGACATCGCTGGCCGAGCAGGCGACGATGGAAGCCACCCAGTCGGGCAGCTTCGACGACTTCATCCGGCAATACCAGGCCAGGACACCTGCCCAACTCTGCGAGCAGCCCTGCACCCAGTAG
- a CDS encoding ATP-binding protein → MLAVALAGVLGELARREIARLASANIEALAQQMARELSAGMDDFGRDVEVQASREVFRNAGTAQGEVRAALEQFVATRPEYAYLALVDAVSGKVLAATGGVFEGGSLVGRPVFEEGRKGAFVGDVHEAVRLAELLPRPASGEPLRFLDAAAPVRDNSGKIVRVLAAHVSWQWTDGVRAGVLGPLKEKRGIEMLILDTRNKVVLGPDKSTPVGSALSQLTRRLPDASASVVGWSNGADYLTAMMPTEPSGQFAGFGWKVVARQPVSAAFAPVAMLQRGFFAGALALGLLAAGIAWFVTGRLLTPVRKLADSAMALAPSFPAPQKAGRRLGDIAQVEDVLHQLANDSRALSHTALMRELEFVTLAESLPHIVWQADPQGVLEYRNEQWHTTFGPGPVTRLDQLTSLAHQSDLLTLMNAWSISRASGVDLHCTVRLRSHNDSAYVWFRIHGRALRAEDQRIIRWVGTITNVHDAITQAERTEQALDMERQARAEAERVALMADEFLATLSHELRTPLNAIAGWAELLARRASEDDTVTRAAEVINRNVHLQAALINDLLDTSAIIAGKVVLAKRPFDAAALVTSVALSQKPMAEQKGVTLECRAPAPVLIDGDERRINQVVTNLVSNAIKFTDSGGRVTLQAGFDGESLLISVTDTGCGIAPQFLPHAFERFRQEDASATRRKGGLGLGLAIAASLVKLHGGTIEADSAGLNQGSRFTVRLPALTEATENIVSDRTERLLQQFPMTPLTGLRILVTDDEEDARLATQSLLTSFGANVAVSASAAETLQLLDRQSFDLLICDVGMPGMDGHELIRTIRKRSRDKGAMIPAIALTAFAMTRDERAASFAGFDAHVAKPLSAQTLIETICSVCEVGNTRSA, encoded by the coding sequence ATGCTGGCTGTGGCGCTGGCCGGCGTGCTGGGCGAACTGGCCAGGCGCGAAATCGCCCGGTTGGCAAGCGCCAATATCGAGGCGCTAGCGCAGCAGATGGCACGCGAACTGTCCGCCGGCATGGACGACTTCGGGCGCGACGTGGAAGTGCAGGCGAGCCGCGAGGTCTTCCGCAATGCAGGCACGGCACAGGGCGAGGTGCGCGCCGCCCTGGAGCAGTTCGTCGCCACCCGTCCCGAGTATGCCTACCTGGCGCTGGTCGATGCCGTTTCCGGCAAGGTGCTGGCCGCCACCGGCGGCGTGTTTGAAGGCGGCAGCCTGGTCGGCCGCCCGGTATTCGAGGAGGGGCGCAAGGGCGCCTTCGTCGGCGATGTGCATGAAGCGGTGCGGCTGGCTGAACTGCTGCCACGGCCAGCCAGCGGCGAACCGCTGCGTTTTCTTGATGCGGCCGCGCCGGTGCGCGACAACAGCGGGAAGATTGTTCGGGTGCTGGCCGCGCATGTCAGCTGGCAATGGACGGACGGCGTGCGTGCCGGCGTGCTGGGGCCGTTGAAGGAAAAGCGCGGCATCGAGATGCTGATACTCGACACACGCAACAAGGTTGTGCTGGGCCCCGACAAGAGCACGCCGGTCGGCAGCGCGCTGAGCCAGCTGACCAGGCGCCTGCCTGACGCCAGCGCCAGCGTTGTCGGCTGGTCCAACGGCGCAGACTACCTGACGGCAATGATGCCCACCGAGCCGAGCGGGCAGTTTGCCGGTTTTGGCTGGAAAGTGGTGGCGCGCCAGCCGGTCTCGGCGGCATTCGCACCGGTGGCCATGCTGCAGCGCGGGTTCTTCGCCGGCGCGCTGGCCCTGGGCCTGCTTGCCGCCGGCATTGCCTGGTTCGTCACCGGCCGGCTGCTCACGCCGGTAAGAAAGCTGGCCGACTCCGCGATGGCGCTGGCGCCTTCCTTTCCCGCACCGCAGAAGGCAGGACGGCGCCTTGGCGACATCGCCCAGGTCGAAGATGTGCTGCACCAGCTGGCCAATGACAGCCGCGCGCTGTCGCACACGGCGCTGATGCGGGAGCTGGAATTCGTCACGCTGGCCGAGTCGCTGCCGCACATCGTCTGGCAGGCCGACCCGCAGGGCGTGCTCGAATACCGCAACGAGCAGTGGCATACGACCTTTGGCCCCGGCCCGGTCACGCGCCTGGACCAGCTGACATCGCTTGCGCACCAGAGCGACCTGCTCACCCTGATGAATGCATGGAGCATCAGCCGCGCCAGCGGCGTCGATCTGCACTGCACGGTGCGCCTGCGCAGCCACAACGACAGCGCCTATGTATGGTTCCGCATACACGGCCGCGCGCTGCGCGCCGAGGACCAGCGGATCATACGGTGGGTCGGCACCATTACCAACGTGCATGACGCCATCACCCAGGCCGAGCGCACCGAACAGGCGCTGGACATGGAACGCCAGGCCCGCGCCGAGGCCGAGCGGGTGGCGTTGATGGCTGACGAATTCCTGGCGACGCTGTCGCATGAGTTGCGCACGCCGCTCAATGCCATTGCCGGCTGGGCAGAGCTGCTGGCACGGCGCGCTTCCGAGGACGATACCGTGACCCGCGCCGCCGAAGTCATCAACCGCAACGTGCATCTGCAGGCGGCGCTGATCAATGACCTGCTCGACACCAGCGCCATCATTGCCGGCAAGGTCGTGCTGGCGAAACGTCCGTTCGATGCCGCCGCGCTGGTGACCAGCGTGGCGCTGTCGCAGAAGCCCATGGCGGAGCAGAAAGGCGTGACGCTTGAATGCCGCGCGCCGGCGCCGGTGCTGATCGATGGCGACGAGCGGCGCATCAACCAGGTCGTCACCAACCTGGTATCGAATGCGATCAAGTTCACCGACAGCGGCGGCCGCGTGACGCTGCAGGCCGGCTTCGATGGCGAGTCGCTGCTCATTTCCGTGACCGACACCGGCTGCGGCATCGCGCCCCAGTTCCTGCCCCATGCCTTCGAACGCTTCCGCCAGGAAGACGCCTCGGCGACCCGGCGCAAGGGCGGGCTCGGACTCGGCCTGGCCATTGCCGCCAGCCTGGTCAAGCTGCACGGCGGCACCATCGAGGCCGATAGTGCCGGCCTGAATCAGGGATCGCGCTTCACGGTGCGGCTGCCGGCGCTGACCGAGGCAACGGAAAACATCGTCAGCGACCGCACCGAGCGGCTGCTGCAGCAGTTTCCGATGACGCCGCTGACGGGCCTGCGCATTTTGGTGACCGACGACGAGGAAGATGCCCGCCTGGCCACGCAGTCATTGCTGACCAGCTTTGGCGCCAATGTGGCGGTGTCGGCATCGGCTGCCGAAACCCTGCAGCTGCTGGACAGGCAGAGCTTCGACCTGCTGATCTGCGACGTCGGCATGCCGGGCATGGACGGCCATGAGCTGATCCGCACCATCCGCAAGCGCAGCCGCGACAAGGGCGCGATGATCCCCGCCATCGCGCTGACTGCCTTCGCCATGACGCGCGACGAGCGTGCCGCCTCGTTCGCCGGCTTCGATGCCCACGTCGCCAAGCCGCTGTCGGCCCAGACACTGATCGAAACCATTTGCAGCGTGTGTGAAGTCGGCAATACCCGCAGCGCCTGA
- a CDS encoding Crp/Fnr family transcriptional regulator — MLLLATADQNRLLSALPAHERDHLAHYLEPVVLRSGDILCEAGTVPTHLYFPTSTVISILHLMENGSSSELVAVGNEGMVGIPLLMGGEATGARTVVQAAGHSHRLRAELMREALLHGGSAMPLLLRYTQAFMVQMAQNAICNRYHRIDQQLCRWLLQNFDRVGSAEVAITHGMLAAILGVRREGVSEAAARLQQAGAIGCRRGHLRMLDRGLLESMACDCYRAVQTEFSRLLPQAAGSRCAGKEARSWQ; from the coding sequence ATGCTCCTGCTTGCCACTGCGGACCAGAACCGCCTGCTGTCGGCCCTGCCAGCCCACGAGCGCGACCATCTGGCGCACTATCTCGAACCGGTCGTGCTGCGCAGCGGCGACATCCTGTGCGAAGCCGGCACGGTGCCAACCCATCTGTACTTCCCCACCAGTACGGTGATTTCCATCCTGCATCTGATGGAAAACGGTTCCTCTTCCGAACTGGTGGCGGTGGGCAATGAAGGCATGGTCGGCATCCCGCTCCTGATGGGCGGCGAAGCGACCGGCGCGCGCACCGTGGTGCAGGCGGCCGGCCACAGCCACCGGCTGCGCGCCGAACTGATGCGCGAGGCATTGCTGCACGGCGGATCGGCGATGCCGCTGTTGCTGCGCTACACCCAGGCATTCATGGTGCAGATGGCCCAGAACGCCATCTGCAACCGCTATCACAGGATCGATCAGCAGCTGTGCCGCTGGCTGCTGCAGAATTTCGACCGCGTCGGCAGCGCCGAAGTGGCCATCACCCATGGCATGCTGGCCGCCATTCTGGGCGTGCGCCGGGAAGGGGTGTCGGAGGCGGCGGCGCGGCTGCAGCAGGCCGGCGCCATCGGCTGCCGGCGTGGTCATCTGAGGATGCTCGACCGCGGCCTGCTGGAATCCATGGCTTGCGACTGCTATCGCGCCGTGCAAACGGAATTCTCGCGCCTGTTGCCGCAGGCTGCAGGCAGCCGGTGTGCGGGGAAGGAAGCGCGGTCCTGGCAGTAG
- a CDS encoding DUF418 domain-containing protein, translated as MPVPTEMFRAGGADAAASPRRIAHIDVLRGMAVFGILLVNVWSFVWGFGALRYGAIAEPSWLDRGVVFAVALLAEQKFYPIFAFLFGAGFALQARSLRRRLRDQGQVHAALRYRFRWLLGCGVLHGLLLWAGDILTVYGAAGFLLLRLFDARLRRVRASLRNWCLIWLAVLAASVALSVPSIDQDADDARQEQAIAYIEDAQEARAIYAEGTAGDIAAQRLPDYLAVTSGSLLLVPHLMVLFLLGICSVRMGWLTAPQRHALLWRRVRNAGLLIGLPLNLAWAAAAATGAANPLAAPAWGELAYALLPLGGSLLAAAYVAALLLARGALMRRASAWLAPVGRMSLTNYLMQSLLGVCLLQGTALGSQASPAGLMLFALAIMMLQALASRWWLSRHAQGPMERLAARGRPRA; from the coding sequence ATGCCTGTGCCAACCGAAATGTTCCGCGCCGGCGGCGCCGATGCCGCTGCCAGCCCGCGCCGTATTGCGCATATCGATGTCCTGCGCGGCATGGCGGTGTTTGGCATTCTGCTGGTCAATGTCTGGTCCTTTGTCTGGGGCTTTGGCGCGCTGCGTTACGGCGCCATTGCCGAGCCGTCCTGGCTGGACCGCGGTGTGGTCTTCGCGGTGGCCTTGCTGGCGGAACAGAAGTTCTATCCCATCTTCGCCTTCCTGTTTGGCGCCGGTTTTGCGCTGCAGGCCCGTTCGCTGCGGCGCCGCCTGAGAGACCAGGGCCAGGTCCATGCGGCATTGCGCTACCGCTTCCGATGGCTGCTGGGCTGCGGCGTGCTGCACGGCCTGCTGCTGTGGGCCGGCGACATCCTCACTGTCTACGGCGCCGCCGGCTTCCTGCTGCTGCGCCTCTTCGATGCCCGGCTGCGGCGGGTGCGCGCCAGCCTGCGCAACTGGTGCCTGATCTGGCTGGCCGTGCTGGCGGCCAGCGTAGCGCTGTCAGTCCCATCGATTGACCAGGACGCCGACGATGCGCGGCAGGAACAGGCCATTGCCTACATCGAGGATGCGCAGGAGGCGCGCGCCATCTACGCCGAAGGCACAGCCGGCGACATCGCCGCGCAGAGGCTGCCGGACTATCTGGCAGTCACGTCGGGATCGCTGCTGCTGGTGCCGCACCTGATGGTGCTTTTTCTCCTGGGGATCTGTTCGGTGCGGATGGGATGGCTGACTGCGCCACAGCGCCATGCGCTGCTGTGGCGGCGGGTGCGCAACGCCGGCCTGCTGATTGGCCTGCCGCTCAATCTGGCCTGGGCCGCTGCCGCCGCGACCGGAGCGGCCAACCCGCTCGCCGCCCCGGCCTGGGGCGAACTGGCCTATGCCCTGCTGCCGCTGGGCGGTTCATTGCTGGCCGCCGCCTATGTCGCAGCGCTGCTGCTGGCGCGCGGTGCGCTGATGCGGCGGGCAAGCGCCTGGCTGGCGCCGGTGGGCCGCATGTCGCTCACCAATTACCTGATGCAGTCCCTGCTGGGCGTATGCCTGCTGCAGGGCACGGCGCTCGGCTCGCAGGCATCGCCGGCGGGGCTCATGCTGTTTGCGCTGGCTATCATGATGCTGCAGGCGCTGGCCAGCCGCTGGTGGCTGTCGCGCCATGCGCAGGGGCCGATGGAACGGCTGGCGGCACGCGGCAGGCCGCGGGCCTGA
- a CDS encoding CDP-alcohol phosphatidyltransferase family protein, whose protein sequence is MRTPGTPPKHFSMLRGFHLADFFTLGNAACGVAAVLLSMLYMGSQSLDHFYAAAAMAPAALIFDVLDGRIARWRRQHSPLGRELDSLADVISFGVAPAALAFAAGMRGGWDAVALAYFVCCGVSRLARYNVTAESLAEGADKVAYFEGTPIPTSVLLSAVLAFAAWQGRIGEALYWGEKTIGPWQFHPLALLFVLSGTLMISKTLRIPKL, encoded by the coding sequence ATGCGTACACCCGGCACTCCACCCAAGCACTTTTCCATGCTGCGCGGCTTTCACCTGGCGGATTTCTTCACGTTGGGCAATGCCGCCTGCGGCGTGGCGGCGGTGCTGCTGTCCATGCTCTACATGGGCAGCCAGTCCCTGGACCACTTCTATGCCGCCGCGGCCATGGCGCCGGCGGCGCTGATCTTCGACGTGCTGGATGGCCGCATCGCCCGCTGGCGGCGCCAGCATTCACCGCTGGGACGCGAGCTCGACTCGCTGGCCGACGTGATTTCCTTCGGCGTCGCGCCAGCGGCACTGGCCTTCGCTGCCGGCATGCGCGGCGGTTGGGATGCCGTGGCGCTGGCCTATTTCGTCTGCTGCGGCGTGAGCCGGCTGGCGCGTTATAACGTCACCGCGGAAAGCCTGGCCGAGGGCGCCGACAAGGTTGCCTACTTCGAAGGCACGCCGATTCCGACCAGCGTGCTGCTCTCGGCGGTGCTGGCCTTTGCCGCCTGGCAGGGCCGCATCGGCGAGGCGCTGTACTGGGGCGAGAAGACGATCGGCCCCTGGCAATTCCATCCGCTGGCATTGCTGTTCGTGCTGTCCGGCACGCTGATGATCAGCAAGACCCTGCGCATCCCCAAGCTGTAG